Proteins from a genomic interval of Orbaceae bacterium lpD02:
- the secE gene encoding preprotein translocase subunit SecE, with amino-acid sequence MSTVSDNHGTSKTLDKIKWFFVFILVVFVIWGNFYFAGPNSIYQPNMVIRILGVIVVAVLALLLAITTQKGKSLIGFAKESRMELRKVVWPTRKETIQTTLLVAVITIVVGLCLWGLDTFFFWIISKLTVLGH; translated from the coding sequence ATGAGTACTGTTAGTGATAATCATGGAACAAGTAAAACGCTTGATAAAATTAAGTGGTTTTTCGTTTTTATTCTGGTGGTTTTTGTTATATGGGGTAATTTTTATTTTGCGGGGCCAAATTCTATCTACCAACCGAATATGGTTATAAGAATTCTAGGTGTAATTGTTGTTGCAGTTTTAGCATTGTTATTAGCAATAACTACACAAAAAGGCAAAAGTCTTATCGGCTTTGCTAAAGAGTCTCGTATGGAACTTCGTAAAGTTGTATGGCCAACAAGAAAAGAAACAATACAAACTACATTATTAGTCGCTGTGATAACAATAGTTGTAGGCCTATGTTTATGGGGATTAGACACTTTCTTCTTTTGGATAATATCAAAATTAACAGTGTTAGGACATTAG
- the nusG gene encoding transcription termination/antitermination protein NusG encodes MSETQKKRWYVIQAYSGYESRVAQSLREYIKLHNMEDSFGDVLVPTEEVVEMKGGQRRKSERKFFPGYVLVEMLMNDATWHLVRSVPRTMGFIGGTSDRPAPISQREVDAIMNRLQQVGDKPRPKTLFEPGELVRVNEGPFADFNGIVEEVDYEKSRLKVSVSIFGRATPVELDFNQVEKS; translated from the coding sequence ATGAGCGAAACACAGAAAAAACGTTGGTATGTGATTCAAGCTTACTCTGGCTATGAGTCGCGCGTTGCACAGTCATTACGCGAATATATTAAGCTACATAATATGGAAGATTCTTTCGGTGATGTATTAGTGCCGACTGAAGAAGTTGTTGAGATGAAAGGCGGGCAGCGCCGTAAGAGTGAAAGGAAATTTTTTCCAGGTTATGTTTTAGTTGAAATGTTGATGAATGATGCTACTTGGCATTTAGTCCGAAGCGTTCCTCGAACTATGGGATTTATTGGCGGAACATCTGATAGACCTGCTCCTATTTCACAACGAGAAGTCGATGCCATAATGAATCGTTTGCAACAAGTTGGTGATAAGCCTCGTCCTAAAACATTGTTCGAGCCAGGTGAATTGGTTCGAGTTAATGAAGGACCATTTGCTGATTTTAATGGTATTGTAGAAGAAGTCGACTATGAAAAAAGCCGCTTAAAAGTATCGGTATCAATTTTTGGTCGTGCAACTCCAGTGGAACTTGATTTTAATCAGGTAGAAAAAAGCTAA
- a CDS encoding NAD(P)/FAD-dependent oxidoreductase codes for MKKIIIVGGGAGGLELATLLGKKLGKLGKAEITLIDKNTNHLWKPLLHEIATGTLNDELDHVSYFSQAQNNSFIFKQGQLINIDRDNKVIELNDVIDHENQVIFPKTSLSYDLLVIAIGSTSNDFGTPGVKEYCTFLDDQESAKRFRKSILSTFFRFSSGIEKNEKLNIAIVGAGATGVELTTELFRMIKTLGQYGFEKLEPSLLNITLIEATDRILPALPENVSKNIQTKLEELGAIVLTKTKIVKADNNHFYPEDEAPIPADIMMWTAGVKAADFLKDLAGLETNRVNQLIVKPTLQTTRDDSIFAIGDCTCCAKAEGGFTPATAQAAHQMASICAVNIVSIINNETLKHFQYNNKGTIISLANTAQGVIKTIGKNQMGVKGWIASCIYRMLYRLHQIALFGPFKTFRLARANKVYRSVRTTINMN; via the coding sequence ATGAAAAAAATTATTATTGTTGGCGGAGGGGCTGGAGGCTTAGAACTTGCAACCCTGTTAGGAAAAAAACTAGGTAAATTAGGTAAGGCTGAAATAACATTAATCGATAAAAATACAAACCATCTCTGGAAACCATTATTACACGAGATCGCAACAGGAACATTAAATGATGAACTAGATCATGTCAGTTACTTTTCCCAAGCGCAAAATAACTCTTTTATCTTTAAGCAAGGACAATTAATTAATATTGACCGCGATAATAAAGTTATTGAACTTAATGATGTAATCGATCATGAAAATCAAGTTATCTTCCCTAAAACCAGCCTTAGTTATGATCTATTGGTAATTGCAATTGGTAGTACTTCAAATGACTTTGGTACACCAGGAGTGAAAGAATACTGTACATTTCTCGATGACCAAGAGTCAGCCAAGCGTTTTAGAAAATCAATACTGTCAACTTTTTTTCGTTTCTCATCTGGAATTGAAAAAAATGAAAAACTTAATATTGCCATCGTTGGAGCAGGAGCAACTGGCGTTGAGTTAACGACTGAATTATTTAGGATGATTAAAACATTAGGTCAGTATGGATTTGAAAAATTAGAGCCATCACTATTAAATATTACACTTATAGAAGCTACTGATCGAATTTTACCTGCTCTGCCTGAAAATGTGAGCAAGAATATTCAAACAAAGCTAGAAGAGCTTGGTGCGATAGTCTTAACAAAAACGAAGATCGTTAAAGCAGATAATAACCATTTTTACCCAGAGGATGAGGCACCAATACCTGCTGATATTATGATGTGGACAGCAGGAGTAAAAGCTGCCGATTTTCTAAAAGACCTAGCCGGTTTGGAAACTAATCGTGTAAATCAACTTATTGTTAAACCAACATTACAAACAACGCGTGATGACAGCATTTTTGCTATTGGTGATTGCACCTGTTGTGCAAAAGCTGAAGGTGGATTTACGCCAGCTACAGCACAAGCAGCTCATCAGATGGCGAGTATTTGCGCGGTAAATATTGTATCTATCATAAATAATGAGACCTTAAAACATTTCCAATACAATAATAAAGGAACAATTATTTCACTGGCCAATACTGCCCAAGGCGTAATCAAAACTATTGGTAAAAATCAGATGGGTGTCAAGGGCTGGATAGCTTCTTGTATTTATAGAATGCTATACCGCTTGCATCAAATCGCATTATTTGGTCCATTCAAAACATTCAGGTTAGCAAGAGCAAATAAAGTATATCGTTCGGTTAGAACAACTATCAATATGAATTAA
- a CDS encoding efflux RND transporter periplasmic adaptor subunit, translated as MNKKIFFVILLIVITISMTILIRSHNSPLVLQGEVDAPSVRVSSKAKGTVTVIDVNRGDSIKAGDLLITLDSPELLAQVKAAEASRDQAKAQLEQSEHGTREESIRYYEALLAQAKVTYENALKEYDRNKTISAKGYISQSVLDSALKSRDAAYQQVQSAQATLDQALHGDRVEQRKIYEAQLQQATESLKQLTIQYDDLLVKSPVDGEVGSIPAEVGEIFNATSPLVTVIRQSQAYFVFNVRENILVNIHKNDHFLLEVPALGDKKIEAEVRYIAPMGDYSTKRATRATGDFDLRTFEIRLYPIEPVKDLRAGMSVLWKLEQ; from the coding sequence ATGAATAAAAAAATATTTTTTGTTATCTTGCTTATTGTTATTACTATTTCAATGACAATTTTAATTCGTTCCCATAACAGCCCGCTAGTATTACAAGGTGAGGTTGATGCTCCTAGTGTTCGAGTTTCATCTAAAGCAAAGGGGACGGTGACGGTTATTGATGTTAACCGTGGTGATAGTATTAAGGCAGGGGATCTACTAATTACTTTAGATAGCCCTGAGTTGTTAGCTCAGGTTAAAGCTGCAGAGGCATCAAGAGATCAAGCTAAAGCTCAACTTGAACAATCTGAACATGGAACCAGAGAAGAAAGCATCCGTTATTATGAAGCATTACTTGCTCAGGCAAAAGTAACCTATGAGAATGCATTAAAGGAATATGATAGGAATAAGACGATTTCAGCTAAGGGTTACATCTCTCAATCTGTTTTAGATAGCGCTTTAAAATCTAGAGATGCAGCCTATCAACAAGTGCAGTCTGCTCAGGCGACTTTAGATCAAGCCCTACATGGTGACCGTGTTGAGCAACGAAAAATTTATGAAGCGCAACTACAGCAAGCAACCGAGAGCCTAAAACAACTAACCATTCAATATGATGATTTGCTTGTTAAATCACCTGTTGATGGTGAGGTTGGCTCTATCCCCGCCGAAGTCGGTGAAATATTTAATGCAACCAGTCCATTAGTTACCGTTATTCGACAATCTCAAGCCTATTTCGTTTTTAATGTTCGTGAGAATATTTTGGTGAATATTCATAAAAACGACCATTTTTTACTAGAGGTTCCAGCATTAGGGGATAAGAAAATTGAAGCAGAAGTTCGCTATATCGCCCCGATGGGAGACTATTCGACAAAAAGGGCAACAAGGGCGACAGGGGATTTTGATTTAAGAACATTCGAAATTAGACTTTATCCTATAGAGCCAGTTAAGGATCTTCGTGCTGGTATGAGTGTTTTATGGAAGTTAGAACAATAA
- a CDS encoding ABC transporter permease, with protein MEVRTIIIYFFQRFKAAFNNEMPYIFKRFTFHWLLWVMPLMVFILISNIFSSGVLYDLPVGYIDQDKSILSREIIRDLDAGAHAQLIDYGDSLNDAERSLAQAKIYALLYIPAGFEADVLSGKQPTPILYYNALYYSAGLYSVMDYSGLIAELNSQYRGVLIAKMGLSAPKLVNATFSYDGLFNASGNSLYFQQFSATVHLLQLFVVTMTIHILGKLPRRTRPNYPFILGKLAPYTLWYTMLLIFEIGLLVSFSQAHVSGSPFAMLAVCFFYVIAAQSFGILLFSYTRSTIDAYSYIGLLVGLALTYSGVVVPELSMPEIARAISSIEPLTYALNTLFDLFIRQATILSVVKACLILMIYPIIITLLVRKRLVKRLHREEAK; from the coding sequence ATGGAAGTTAGAACAATAATTATTTATTTTTTTCAACGCTTTAAGGCGGCATTTAATAATGAAATGCCCTATATTTTTAAGCGCTTTACTTTCCATTGGTTGTTATGGGTGATGCCATTAATGGTTTTCATCTTGATCAGTAATATTTTCTCTAGCGGTGTATTATATGACTTACCTGTTGGCTATATCGACCAAGATAAAAGTATTTTATCACGCGAAATAATCAGAGATCTTGATGCAGGAGCTCATGCTCAGTTAATTGATTATGGTGACTCATTAAATGATGCTGAAAGAAGCTTAGCTCAAGCTAAGATTTATGCATTATTATACATTCCAGCAGGTTTTGAAGCCGATGTATTATCTGGTAAGCAGCCAACCCCGATTCTATATTATAATGCTTTATATTACAGTGCTGGGTTATATTCAGTTATGGACTACTCGGGCCTTATAGCTGAGCTTAATAGTCAGTATAGAGGTGTTTTGATAGCTAAAATGGGGTTATCAGCACCTAAATTAGTTAATGCAACGTTCAGTTATGATGGGTTGTTTAATGCTAGTGGTAACTCTCTCTATTTTCAGCAATTTTCTGCTACAGTTCATTTGTTACAGCTATTTGTTGTTACTATGACTATTCATATTTTAGGCAAGTTGCCCAGACGAACTCGACCGAATTATCCATTTATACTGGGAAAATTGGCTCCATATACTTTGTGGTACACAATGCTGCTAATTTTTGAAATTGGATTGCTTGTCTCTTTCTCACAAGCCCATGTTTCTGGTAGCCCTTTTGCGATGCTAGCTGTTTGTTTTTTTTACGTCATTGCAGCACAAAGCTTCGGTATACTGCTATTTAGCTATACTCGCTCAACTATTGATGCTTATTCCTATATTGGCTTATTAGTTGGTCTTGCATTAACTTATTCTGGTGTTGTTGTGCCTGAGTTATCAATGCCCGAAATAGCAAGAGCTATTTCATCTATCGAGCCGCTGACCTATGCGTTAAATACTCTTTTTGATCTATTTATAAGACAGGCAACCATTTTATCTGTTGTTAAAGCTTGCTTAATTTTAATGATTTATCCAATCATTATTACCTTACTTGTTAGGAAGCGCTTAGTTAAGCGTTTACATAGAGAGGAAGCGAAATAA